The Candidatus Eisenbacteria bacterium sequence CAGGCCCGGAGGGCCGTGCGCGCGTTCTCGTCGAAATCGCCGAATCCGGCGGTCTTCTGCACCAGGACGTTCTCCTTCACCGACCCGTCGGGCCGCACCACGAAGTACAGCGTGACGGATCCTTCCACCGCTTCCTTCTTCGCCCAGTCGGGGTAGGTCGGGAGCGTGTAGAAGAGGACCGGCCGGTCGGCGATGGGACCCGCGAGCGACGCGCCCGCGATGGTCCGCTGCGCCGTCGACTCGCCCGCCTTCGCGGGCGCCGAGGCTTCCGACTTGCCCGCGCCGCTGACCGTCGCGGCAGACAGGGACGCCGGCGCTCCGGGCGTGCCGCCGCGGGAGAGCTCGAGCGCCGGACCGCTCCCGCCGCCGCCGCGCGACAGCTTCACGGGCGCCGTGCCCGTGCCTCCGGGAGTGCCCACGGTGGCGGGGCTCGTTCCGAACAGGGCCGAGACCGAGCCGGTCGC is a genomic window containing:
- a CDS encoding TonB family protein codes for the protein MTAAALHLDFELARQRTRKTMAVSLIVHALILFWITTIKSAVEDLPVVTEILMLEPGDLMTAAPSAPSVAPAPAQSQTVRGMSVQSPQDVHFQRLERQADVSLDPVSSTAFQDQLNSKLAQIQRDSKPLPVGTATGSVSALFGTSPATVGTPGGTGTAPVKLSRGGGGSGPALELSRGGTPGAPASLSAATVSGAGKSEASAPAKAGESTAQRTIAGASLAGPIADRPVLFYTLPTYPDWAKKEAVEGSVTLYFVVRPDGSVKENVLVQKTAGFGDFDENARTALRA